The Stenotrophomonas maltophilia genome segment GACGGGGTCAGAGCCCTTGCCTGCAGCAAGGGATCCGACCCCAAAGCCATCGGCCTCATCCCGCCTGGCATGGCCGGCACAGGATGGTAGTGCCGGCCGCTGGCCGGCAATTGCGGGAAGGCGGCCAGCGGCCGGCTCTACCAGGAGATCCACGCCATGCGTGGATGGGGTCTCACCCCACCCGGCGCAGGAACTCCTCGGCGTCCATTGGTCGGCCCAGGTGGTAACCCTGCAATTGATCACACCCCAGTTCGCTCAGGTACTCGCGCTGTGCCTGCGTCTCCACACCCTCTGCCACCACCTGCAGCTGCAGGGTGCGCCCCAGCGCGATGATCGACGAGACGATGGCGGCATCCTCTTCATTGCATTCCAGATCGTGCACGAACGCGCGGTCGATCTTCAGTTCGGTGGCGGGCATGCGCTTCAGGTAGAGCAGGCTGGAATAGCCCGTGCCGAAGTCGTCGATGGCAATGTGCACGCCCATCGCGGTCAGGTCGTTGAGAATCGCCAGGCTGGCGTCCACGTCCTTCATCGCCGTGGTCTCGGTGATCTCCAGGGTCAGGCACGCCGGCTCGATGCGGTGCCGTTGCAGCACCTCGCGCACACTGTCCAGTAGCGCCGGCGAGGCGAACTGCAACGGTGACAGGTTCACCGCCATCGACCATTCGGAATGTCCGGCATCGTGCCACGCGCGCAGCTGTGCACAGGCACGGTCCAGTACCCAGTCACCGATCGGCAGGATCAGACCGCTGCGTTCGGCGATGGGAATGAACACATCCGGCGCCAGCAGGCCCAGCTCGGGATGCTGCCAGCGCAGCAGCGCTTCGGCGCCCGTGGCCGGTGCGCCGGCGGCAGGGAACTTGGGCTGGTAGTGCAGCACCAGCTCGTCGCGGGCGATGGCCTTGCGCAGGTCCTGCAGCAGGCGCAGCTGACGGTTGGCACTGAGCTGCATCGAGGGGGTGAAGAACGTATAGCCGTTCCGGCCGGTCTCCTTGGTGTGGTACATCGCCGCATCGGCGTGTGCCATCAGCTCGCGCTCGTTGTCGGCATCAGCCGGATACAGGGCGATGCCCAGGCTGGCGCTGACCTGCAGCTCGGCTGCGTCCAGCAGGAATGGTTCGCCCGCCGCCGCGATGATCCGCTCGGCGACCACCACTGCATCGTCGGGAACATCGATGGCCAGCACGATCACGAACTCGTCGCCGCCGAGGCGGGCGAAGGTGTCCTGCGGCCGCAGCAGGCCGCCGATGCGCTGCGCCACTGCCACCAGCAAACGGTCACCGAGCTGGTGGCCATAGGCATCATTGACCGCCTTGAAGCCGTCCAGGTCGCAGAACATCACCGCCACCGCCTGGTTGCGCCGCCGCGCCTTCTCGATGGCCTGCTCGATGCGGTCCTGCAGCAGCATGCGGTTGGGCAGCTGGGTCAGCGGGTCGTGCAGGGCGGCCTGGATCAGCCTGTCGTTGGCGTGTGCCAGTGAATCGGCCAGCAGCCCGGTGCGCACGCGCATCTGCCGGTCGAACAGCGAGGCCACCAGGGCGATGCCCAGGGTCGCCACCGTGGTGACGATCACCAGCACCGCCAGCCAACGCGTGTCGATGCCGCCGCTGCCGACCGCGCCGCAGATGCTGCCCTCCGGGAAGCGCGCCGCGGCCATGCCGGTGTAGTGCATGCCGACGATGGCCAGGCCCATCACCAGTGAGGCGAGCAGGCGCAGGCGCGTGGTGTTGCGCTGCTCGGCACGCAGGCGGAAGGCAATCCACAGCGCCGCACCGGCGGCGCCGATGGCAACCGCGATGGAGGCAGCGAACCAGCCCGGGTGATAGTCGATGCCCGGCTGCATGCGCATCGCGGCCATGCCCAGGTAGTGCATGGTGGCAATGCCCAGGCCCATCAGCACGGCGCCGGCCAGCAGACGTCGCCAGGGCAGGCTGGACCGCGACACCAGCCACAGCGCATAGGCCGAGGCGCCGACCGACACGGCCAGTGAGTACAGGGTGATGCCGAGGTCGTAGCCGACCGGAATCGGCAGGTCGAAGGCCAGCATGCCGATGAAATGCATCGACCAGATACCCAGGCCCATCG includes the following:
- a CDS encoding putative bifunctional diguanylate cyclase/phosphodiesterase, yielding MTGSYSQSLVAISLLVAILASYTALDMAGRLATAEGRVARWWLAGGAAAMGLGIWSMHFIGMLAFDLPIPVGYDLGITLYSLAVSVGASAYALWLVSRSSLPWRRLLAGAVLMGLGIATMHYLGMAAMRMQPGIDYHPGWFAASIAVAIGAAGAALWIAFRLRAEQRNTTRLRLLASLVMGLAIVGMHYTGMAAARFPEGSICGAVGSGGIDTRWLAVLVIVTTVATLGIALVASLFDRQMRVRTGLLADSLAHANDRLIQAALHDPLTQLPNRMLLQDRIEQAIEKARRRNQAVAVMFCDLDGFKAVNDAYGHQLGDRLLVAVAQRIGGLLRPQDTFARLGGDEFVIVLAIDVPDDAVVVAERIIAAAGEPFLLDAAELQVSASLGIALYPADADNERELMAHADAAMYHTKETGRNGYTFFTPSMQLSANRQLRLLQDLRKAIARDELVLHYQPKFPAAGAPATGAEALLRWQHPELGLLAPDVFIPIAERSGLILPIGDWVLDRACAQLRAWHDAGHSEWSMAVNLSPLQFASPALLDSVREVLQRHRIEPACLTLEITETTAMKDVDASLAILNDLTAMGVHIAIDDFGTGYSSLLYLKRMPATELKIDRAFVHDLECNEEDAAIVSSIIALGRTLQLQVVAEGVETQAQREYLSELGCDQLQGYHLGRPMDAEEFLRRVG